The proteins below come from a single Phalacrocorax aristotelis chromosome 24, bGulAri2.1, whole genome shotgun sequence genomic window:
- the ADGRA2 gene encoding adhesion G protein-coupled receptor A2 isoform X1 has protein sequence MRRAAALVLLAAALSGGGTARSCPAQSLGCKCTAERAKATGGPAAPRRRVVCSGGGLPVPPEPRLLPDGTATLLLSNNKITVLENGSFFGLRALEKLDLKNNLISTVQPGAFLGLLELKRLDLSNNRIGCLSASVFQGLPNLLRLNMSGNIFSSLPPGVFDELPSLKVVDFATEYLTCDCNLHWVLPWAHNRSAQISERTVCVYPRHLHAFPLRSARESQLRCAGAPELHTHHLIPSLRQVVFQGDRLPFQCTATYLDNSTQIRWYHNREPVEEDERMGVIVEESLIHDCTFITSELILSNIHVSANGEWECAVSTSQGNVSKKVEIVVLETSASYCPAERVTNNRGDFRWPRTLAGITAYQPCLQYPFAAGPAGGGSVAEKQAWRRCDRAGRWEEGDYSHCLYTNDITRVLYTFVLMPINASNALTLAHQLRVYTAEAANFSDMVDVLYVAQMIEKFIGYVDQIKQLTDVIVEMASNIMLVDDHILWMSQKEEKACTSIVRSLEKIAAHTLSSNSQHMAVNSRNIAFEAYVVKPESYVGLSCVAFQRRDGGLAGRPTPAERGAEPMADQQLRLRCTTGRPNVSLTSFHIKNSIALASIQLPPSLFASPVPATPLADCKLQLLVFRNGKLFCSTGNSSRLADDGKRRSVATPVIYAGTYGCGVGNLSEPVTVSLRHPGEGADPVAAYWNFEVLGGMGGWSAEGCQLAAREPNVTSLHCRHLSNVAVLMELSGFPSEARGAVEVLHPAMYTCTAVLLLCLFTTIITYIVNHGTILIPRKCWHMLLNLCFHIAMTAAVFAGGITLTGYLIVCQAVGIILHYSSLSTLLWMAVKARVLYKEATWKVPRQPDGDASQPAPRPMLRFYLIAGGIPLIICGITAAVNIHNYHDNNPYCWLVWRPSLGAFYVPVAFILLVTWIYFLCAGLSLQCRLSHQKDVPEPLEPPPRLGGAGDLLTDSGSISVTLNSGPPCPEADGVYSLQVQFWALVTTHALYVALWTFGAMAVSQRWYLNIVFSCLYGITAVALGLFIFIHHCVRRRDVLNSWFSCCPSYRNALPMQAYVHPGLVPEDGSQVFIGCDPEAARSGASSSSSPSSAGSAGGRCKLTNLQVAQSQVEARPAACLEPDPADGKTAGAGRHASNLHGRRNHRGRTKQCRDGKHHRLKMLRGASSEHPSSESGSLHNSHSESYHSGRNSPVCSGRAGPRGPQDGETAPSHSEGSDGGRRAPDFVEARRRSASRDNLRQANAAEKEAKRRSYPLNVGSHNGGLKGSKYDINLASADSVAEMKTGLWKSETTV, from the exons atgcggcgggcggcggcgctggTGCTGCTGGCGGCGGCGCTGAGCGGCGGGGGGACGGCGCGGAGCTGCCCCGCTCAGAgcctgggctgcaagtgcacggCCGAGCGGGCCAAGGCTaccggcggccccgccgcgccccggcggCGGGTGGTCTGCAGCGGCGGGGGGCTCCCGGTGCCGCCCGAGCCGCGCCTGCTGCCCGACGGCACCGCCACGCT gctgctgaGTAACAACAAGATCACGGTGCTGGAGAACGGCTCCTTCTTCGGGCTGCGGGCTCTGGAGAAGCT GGATCTGAAGAACAACCTGATCAGCACGGTCCAGCCGGGCGCCTTCCTTGGTCTCCTCGAGCTGAAACGCCT GGACCTCTCCAACAACCGCATCGGCTGCCTGAGCGCCAGCGTCTTCCAGGGGCTCCCCAACCTCCTCAGGCT GAATATGTCCGGGAACATTTTCTCCAGCCTCCCGCCCGGCGTCTTCGATGAGCTCCCCTCCCTGAAAGTCGT GGACTTCGCCACCGAGTACCTGACGTGCGACTGCAACCTGCACTGGGTGCTGCCCTGGGCTCACAACCGCTCGGCGCAGATCTCGGAGCGGACGGTGTGCGTCTACCCCCGGCACCTCCACGCCTTCCCCCTGCGCAGCGCACGGGAGAGCCAGCTCCGCTGCG CGGGCGCCCCGGAGCTGCACACCCACCACCTCATCCCGTCGCTGCGCCAGGTGGTTTTCCAGGGAGACCGGCTGCCCTTCCAGTGCACTGCCACCTACCTGGACAACAGCACCCAGATCCGATGGTACCACAACCGCGAGCCGGTGGAGGAGGATGAGCGGATGGGTGTCATCGTGGAGGAGAGCCTCATCCATGACTGCACCTTCATCACTAG CGAGCTCATCCTCTCCAACATCCACGTCTCCGCCAACGGCGAGTGGGAATGTGCCGTCTCCACCTCCCAGGGCAACGTCAGCAAGAAGGTGGAGATTGTGGTGCTGGAGACCTCTGCATCCTACTGCCCTGCTGAGCGGGTCACCAACAACCGCGGGGACTTCAG GTGGCCCCGCACCCTGGCAGGCATCACCGCctaccagccctgcctgcagtaCCCCTTCGCCGCCGGGCCGGCCGGTGGGGGCTCGGTGGCAGAGAAGCAGGCATGGCGGCGCTGCGACCGTGCCGGGCGCTGGGAGGAGGGCGACTACTCCCACTGCCTCTACACAAACGACATCACCCGTGTCCTCTACACCTTCGTGCTG ATGCCCATCAACGCCTCCAATGCCCTGACCCTGGCTCATCAGCTCCGCGTCTACACGGCCGAGGCGGCCAACTTCTCAGATATGGTTGACGTCCTCTACGTGGCCCAGATGATAGAGAAGTTTATCGGCTACGTGGATCAGATCAAGCAG CTGACGGACGTGATCGTGGAGATGGCCAGCAACATCATGCTGGTGGACGACCACATCCTGTGGATGTcgcagaaggaggaaaaggcttGCACCAGCATCGTCCGCTCCCTGGAGAAGATCGCCGCCCACACGCTCAGCAGCAACTCCCAGCACATGGCGGTG AACTCACGCAACATTGCCTTCGAGGCATACGTGGTAAAGCCTGAGAGCTacgtggggctgagctgtgtGGCTTTCCAGCGGCGGGACGGGGGTCTGGCCGGGCGTCCCACCCCGGCTGAGCGGGGGGCCGAGCCCATGGCCGACCAGCAGCTGAGGCTGCGCTGCACCACGGGACGCCCCAACGTCTCCCTGACCAGTTTCCACATCAAG AACAGCATCGCCCTGGCCTCCATCCAGCTGCCGCCAAGCCTCTTTGCAAGCCCCGTCCCAGCCACACCGCTGGCTGACTGCAAGCTCCAGCTGCTGGTCTTCCGCAACGGCAAGCTCTTCTGCAGCACGGGCAACTCCTCCCGCCTGGCCGACGACGGCAAGCGCCGCAGCGTGGCCACGCCAGTCATCTATGCCGGGACCT ATGGCTGCGGAGTAGGAAACCTGTCAGAGCCGGTGACTGTGTCGCTGCGGCACCCCGGGGAGGGCGCGGACCCAGTGGCCGCATACTGGAACTTCGAGGTGCTGGGGGGTATGGGGGGCTGGAGCGCCGAGGGCTGCCAGCTGGCTGCCCGGGAGCCCAACGTCACCTCCCTGCACTGCCGGCACCTCAGCAACGTGGCTGTGCTCATG GAGCTGAGCGGTTTCCCCAGCGAGGCACGAGGCGCCGTGGAGGTGCTGCACCCAGCCATGTACACCTGCACGgccgtgctgctgctctgcctcttcACCACCATCATCACCTACATCGTCAACCACGG CACCATTCTCATCCCACGGAAGTGCTGGCACATGCTGCTTAACCTCTGCTTCCACATCGCCATGACGGCCGCCGTCTTCGCAGGGGGCATCACCCTCACCGGCTACCTGATCGTCTGCCAAGCG GTTGGCATCATCTTGCACTACTCCTCCCTCTCCACCCTGCTGTGGATGGCCGTGAAAGCCAGAGTGCTCTACAAGGAGGCGACCTGGAAGGTGCCGCGGCAGCCGGACGGGGACGCGTCCCAGCCGGCCCCCAGGCCCATGCTACG GTTCTACCTGATCGCCGGTGGGATCCCCCTCATCATCTGTGGGATCACGGCAGCTGTCAACATCCACAACTACCATGACAACAACCCCTA CTGCTGGCTGGTGTGGCGGCCCAGCCTGGGGGCTTTCTACGTCCCCGTGGCTTTCATCCTGCTCGTCACCTGGATTTACTTCCTCTGTGCCGGGCTCAGCCTCCAGTGCCGACTGTCACACCAGAAAGACGTCCCCGAGCCGCTGGAGCCCCCGCCGCGGCTGGGGGGTGCCGGCGACCTCCTGACAGACTCCGGGTCCATCTCGGTCACGCTGAACTCAGGGCCACCCTGCCCTGAGGCGGACGGCGTCTACTCCCTGCAGGTGCAATTCTGGGCACTGGTGACCACCCACGCCTTGTATGTCGCCCTGTGGACATTCGGCGCCATGGCTGTGTCCCAGCGCTGGTACCTGAACATCGTCTTCAGCTGCCTCTACGGCATCACTGCTGTGGCGCTGGGACTCTTCATCTTCATCCACCACTGTGTCCGGCGCCGGGACGTCCTCAACTCCTGGTTCTCCTGCTGCCCCTCCTACAGGAACGCACTGCCCATGCAGGCGTACGTCCATCCTGGGCTGGTGCCAGAGGATGGCTCACAAGTCTTCATCGGCTGTGACCCGGAGGCGGCTCGCTCTGgcgcctcttcctcctcctcgcccAGCAGCGCTGGCTCGGCCGGGGGCCGCTGCAAGCTCACCAACCTGCAGGTAGCCCAGAGCCAGGTGGAGGCCCGCCCGGCCGCCTGCCTGGAGCCGGACCCCGCCGACGGCAAGACCGCCGGTGCCGGCAGGCACGCCAGCAACCTCCACGGCCGCAGGAACCACCGGGGCAGAACTAAGCAGTGCCGGGATGGGAAGCACCACCGCTTGAAAATGCTGCGGGGCGCCTCCTCGGAGCATCCCTCCAGTGAGAGCGGCAGCCTCCACAACAGCCACTCCGAGAGCTACCACAGCGGCAGGAACAGCCCCGTCTGCAGCGGCCGTGCGGGGCCGCGGGGCCCCCAGGACGGGGAGACGGCACCCAGCCACTCGGAAGGCAGCGACGGCGGCCGGCGGGCACCCGACTTCGTCGAGGCTCGCCGGAGGAGCGCCAGCAGGGACAACCTGCGGCAAGCCAACGCCGCCGAGAAGGAGGCGAAGCGCCGGTCCTACCCGCTCAACGTGGGCAGCCACAACGGGGGCCTCAAGGGCAGCAAGTACGACATCAATTTGGCCAGTGCCGACAGTGTGGCTGAGATGAAGACTGGCCTCTGGAAGAGTGAAACCACCGTATAA
- the ADGRA2 gene encoding adhesion G protein-coupled receptor A2 isoform X2, whose protein sequence is MRRAAALVLLAAALSGGGTARSCPAQSLGCKCTAERAKATGGPAAPRRRVVCSGGGLPVPPEPRLLPDGTATLDLKNNLISTVQPGAFLGLLELKRLDLSNNRIGCLSASVFQGLPNLLRLNMSGNIFSSLPPGVFDELPSLKVVDFATEYLTCDCNLHWVLPWAHNRSAQISERTVCVYPRHLHAFPLRSARESQLRCAGAPELHTHHLIPSLRQVVFQGDRLPFQCTATYLDNSTQIRWYHNREPVEEDERMGVIVEESLIHDCTFITSELILSNIHVSANGEWECAVSTSQGNVSKKVEIVVLETSASYCPAERVTNNRGDFRWPRTLAGITAYQPCLQYPFAAGPAGGGSVAEKQAWRRCDRAGRWEEGDYSHCLYTNDITRVLYTFVLMPINASNALTLAHQLRVYTAEAANFSDMVDVLYVAQMIEKFIGYVDQIKQLTDVIVEMASNIMLVDDHILWMSQKEEKACTSIVRSLEKIAAHTLSSNSQHMAVNSRNIAFEAYVVKPESYVGLSCVAFQRRDGGLAGRPTPAERGAEPMADQQLRLRCTTGRPNVSLTSFHIKNSIALASIQLPPSLFASPVPATPLADCKLQLLVFRNGKLFCSTGNSSRLADDGKRRSVATPVIYAGTYGCGVGNLSEPVTVSLRHPGEGADPVAAYWNFEVLGGMGGWSAEGCQLAAREPNVTSLHCRHLSNVAVLMELSGFPSEARGAVEVLHPAMYTCTAVLLLCLFTTIITYIVNHGTILIPRKCWHMLLNLCFHIAMTAAVFAGGITLTGYLIVCQAVGIILHYSSLSTLLWMAVKARVLYKEATWKVPRQPDGDASQPAPRPMLRFYLIAGGIPLIICGITAAVNIHNYHDNNPYCWLVWRPSLGAFYVPVAFILLVTWIYFLCAGLSLQCRLSHQKDVPEPLEPPPRLGGAGDLLTDSGSISVTLNSGPPCPEADGVYSLQVQFWALVTTHALYVALWTFGAMAVSQRWYLNIVFSCLYGITAVALGLFIFIHHCVRRRDVLNSWFSCCPSYRNALPMQAYVHPGLVPEDGSQVFIGCDPEAARSGASSSSSPSSAGSAGGRCKLTNLQVAQSQVEARPAACLEPDPADGKTAGAGRHASNLHGRRNHRGRTKQCRDGKHHRLKMLRGASSEHPSSESGSLHNSHSESYHSGRNSPVCSGRAGPRGPQDGETAPSHSEGSDGGRRAPDFVEARRRSASRDNLRQANAAEKEAKRRSYPLNVGSHNGGLKGSKYDINLASADSVAEMKTGLWKSETTV, encoded by the exons atgcggcgggcggcggcgctggTGCTGCTGGCGGCGGCGCTGAGCGGCGGGGGGACGGCGCGGAGCTGCCCCGCTCAGAgcctgggctgcaagtgcacggCCGAGCGGGCCAAGGCTaccggcggccccgccgcgccccggcggCGGGTGGTCTGCAGCGGCGGGGGGCTCCCGGTGCCGCCCGAGCCGCGCCTGCTGCCCGACGGCACCGCCACGCT GGATCTGAAGAACAACCTGATCAGCACGGTCCAGCCGGGCGCCTTCCTTGGTCTCCTCGAGCTGAAACGCCT GGACCTCTCCAACAACCGCATCGGCTGCCTGAGCGCCAGCGTCTTCCAGGGGCTCCCCAACCTCCTCAGGCT GAATATGTCCGGGAACATTTTCTCCAGCCTCCCGCCCGGCGTCTTCGATGAGCTCCCCTCCCTGAAAGTCGT GGACTTCGCCACCGAGTACCTGACGTGCGACTGCAACCTGCACTGGGTGCTGCCCTGGGCTCACAACCGCTCGGCGCAGATCTCGGAGCGGACGGTGTGCGTCTACCCCCGGCACCTCCACGCCTTCCCCCTGCGCAGCGCACGGGAGAGCCAGCTCCGCTGCG CGGGCGCCCCGGAGCTGCACACCCACCACCTCATCCCGTCGCTGCGCCAGGTGGTTTTCCAGGGAGACCGGCTGCCCTTCCAGTGCACTGCCACCTACCTGGACAACAGCACCCAGATCCGATGGTACCACAACCGCGAGCCGGTGGAGGAGGATGAGCGGATGGGTGTCATCGTGGAGGAGAGCCTCATCCATGACTGCACCTTCATCACTAG CGAGCTCATCCTCTCCAACATCCACGTCTCCGCCAACGGCGAGTGGGAATGTGCCGTCTCCACCTCCCAGGGCAACGTCAGCAAGAAGGTGGAGATTGTGGTGCTGGAGACCTCTGCATCCTACTGCCCTGCTGAGCGGGTCACCAACAACCGCGGGGACTTCAG GTGGCCCCGCACCCTGGCAGGCATCACCGCctaccagccctgcctgcagtaCCCCTTCGCCGCCGGGCCGGCCGGTGGGGGCTCGGTGGCAGAGAAGCAGGCATGGCGGCGCTGCGACCGTGCCGGGCGCTGGGAGGAGGGCGACTACTCCCACTGCCTCTACACAAACGACATCACCCGTGTCCTCTACACCTTCGTGCTG ATGCCCATCAACGCCTCCAATGCCCTGACCCTGGCTCATCAGCTCCGCGTCTACACGGCCGAGGCGGCCAACTTCTCAGATATGGTTGACGTCCTCTACGTGGCCCAGATGATAGAGAAGTTTATCGGCTACGTGGATCAGATCAAGCAG CTGACGGACGTGATCGTGGAGATGGCCAGCAACATCATGCTGGTGGACGACCACATCCTGTGGATGTcgcagaaggaggaaaaggcttGCACCAGCATCGTCCGCTCCCTGGAGAAGATCGCCGCCCACACGCTCAGCAGCAACTCCCAGCACATGGCGGTG AACTCACGCAACATTGCCTTCGAGGCATACGTGGTAAAGCCTGAGAGCTacgtggggctgagctgtgtGGCTTTCCAGCGGCGGGACGGGGGTCTGGCCGGGCGTCCCACCCCGGCTGAGCGGGGGGCCGAGCCCATGGCCGACCAGCAGCTGAGGCTGCGCTGCACCACGGGACGCCCCAACGTCTCCCTGACCAGTTTCCACATCAAG AACAGCATCGCCCTGGCCTCCATCCAGCTGCCGCCAAGCCTCTTTGCAAGCCCCGTCCCAGCCACACCGCTGGCTGACTGCAAGCTCCAGCTGCTGGTCTTCCGCAACGGCAAGCTCTTCTGCAGCACGGGCAACTCCTCCCGCCTGGCCGACGACGGCAAGCGCCGCAGCGTGGCCACGCCAGTCATCTATGCCGGGACCT ATGGCTGCGGAGTAGGAAACCTGTCAGAGCCGGTGACTGTGTCGCTGCGGCACCCCGGGGAGGGCGCGGACCCAGTGGCCGCATACTGGAACTTCGAGGTGCTGGGGGGTATGGGGGGCTGGAGCGCCGAGGGCTGCCAGCTGGCTGCCCGGGAGCCCAACGTCACCTCCCTGCACTGCCGGCACCTCAGCAACGTGGCTGTGCTCATG GAGCTGAGCGGTTTCCCCAGCGAGGCACGAGGCGCCGTGGAGGTGCTGCACCCAGCCATGTACACCTGCACGgccgtgctgctgctctgcctcttcACCACCATCATCACCTACATCGTCAACCACGG CACCATTCTCATCCCACGGAAGTGCTGGCACATGCTGCTTAACCTCTGCTTCCACATCGCCATGACGGCCGCCGTCTTCGCAGGGGGCATCACCCTCACCGGCTACCTGATCGTCTGCCAAGCG GTTGGCATCATCTTGCACTACTCCTCCCTCTCCACCCTGCTGTGGATGGCCGTGAAAGCCAGAGTGCTCTACAAGGAGGCGACCTGGAAGGTGCCGCGGCAGCCGGACGGGGACGCGTCCCAGCCGGCCCCCAGGCCCATGCTACG GTTCTACCTGATCGCCGGTGGGATCCCCCTCATCATCTGTGGGATCACGGCAGCTGTCAACATCCACAACTACCATGACAACAACCCCTA CTGCTGGCTGGTGTGGCGGCCCAGCCTGGGGGCTTTCTACGTCCCCGTGGCTTTCATCCTGCTCGTCACCTGGATTTACTTCCTCTGTGCCGGGCTCAGCCTCCAGTGCCGACTGTCACACCAGAAAGACGTCCCCGAGCCGCTGGAGCCCCCGCCGCGGCTGGGGGGTGCCGGCGACCTCCTGACAGACTCCGGGTCCATCTCGGTCACGCTGAACTCAGGGCCACCCTGCCCTGAGGCGGACGGCGTCTACTCCCTGCAGGTGCAATTCTGGGCACTGGTGACCACCCACGCCTTGTATGTCGCCCTGTGGACATTCGGCGCCATGGCTGTGTCCCAGCGCTGGTACCTGAACATCGTCTTCAGCTGCCTCTACGGCATCACTGCTGTGGCGCTGGGACTCTTCATCTTCATCCACCACTGTGTCCGGCGCCGGGACGTCCTCAACTCCTGGTTCTCCTGCTGCCCCTCCTACAGGAACGCACTGCCCATGCAGGCGTACGTCCATCCTGGGCTGGTGCCAGAGGATGGCTCACAAGTCTTCATCGGCTGTGACCCGGAGGCGGCTCGCTCTGgcgcctcttcctcctcctcgcccAGCAGCGCTGGCTCGGCCGGGGGCCGCTGCAAGCTCACCAACCTGCAGGTAGCCCAGAGCCAGGTGGAGGCCCGCCCGGCCGCCTGCCTGGAGCCGGACCCCGCCGACGGCAAGACCGCCGGTGCCGGCAGGCACGCCAGCAACCTCCACGGCCGCAGGAACCACCGGGGCAGAACTAAGCAGTGCCGGGATGGGAAGCACCACCGCTTGAAAATGCTGCGGGGCGCCTCCTCGGAGCATCCCTCCAGTGAGAGCGGCAGCCTCCACAACAGCCACTCCGAGAGCTACCACAGCGGCAGGAACAGCCCCGTCTGCAGCGGCCGTGCGGGGCCGCGGGGCCCCCAGGACGGGGAGACGGCACCCAGCCACTCGGAAGGCAGCGACGGCGGCCGGCGGGCACCCGACTTCGTCGAGGCTCGCCGGAGGAGCGCCAGCAGGGACAACCTGCGGCAAGCCAACGCCGCCGAGAAGGAGGCGAAGCGCCGGTCCTACCCGCTCAACGTGGGCAGCCACAACGGGGGCCTCAAGGGCAGCAAGTACGACATCAATTTGGCCAGTGCCGACAGTGTGGCTGAGATGAAGACTGGCCTCTGGAAGAGTGAAACCACCGTATAA